Proteins encoded by one window of Nocardia goodfellowii:
- a CDS encoding ABC transporter permease gives MTETELIVQGAPPAAAGRRKLVWRRFLRNKPAVVSGLILIALFVISYALPPFLAYDYQQMDPTAFLKPPSAKHPFGTTLIGQDVLAQTLRGLQKSLTIGLCVALISTTIAATAGAVAGLLGGWTDRAIMWLVDLLLVIPSFIIIAIFAPRTKGSGSILILIILLAAFGWMISARIVRGLTLSLRDREFVRAARYMGAPTRTVIVSHIVPNIASILIIDTTLAVGAAIMAETGLSFLGFGVQPPDVSLGSLIAAGTKSALTHPWLFMFAGGFLVLTVLCANLIGDGLRDAFDPSAKRARARKQEKA, from the coding sequence ATGACCGAAACCGAGCTCATCGTCCAGGGCGCGCCACCGGCGGCGGCCGGGCGACGAAAGCTGGTGTGGCGCAGGTTTTTGCGCAACAAGCCCGCGGTGGTGAGCGGGTTGATCCTGATCGCGCTGTTCGTGATCAGCTATGCGCTGCCGCCGTTTTTGGCCTATGACTACCAGCAGATGGATCCGACGGCGTTCCTGAAACCGCCGAGTGCGAAACATCCGTTCGGTACCACCCTGATCGGCCAGGACGTGCTGGCTCAGACGCTGCGTGGTCTGCAGAAGTCGCTGACCATCGGCTTGTGCGTGGCGCTGATCTCCACCACTATCGCCGCGACCGCCGGAGCGGTGGCCGGGCTGCTCGGCGGCTGGACCGATCGGGCCATCATGTGGCTGGTCGACCTGCTGCTGGTGATCCCCAGTTTCATCATCATCGCGATCTTCGCCCCGCGGACCAAGGGCAGCGGCTCGATCCTTATTTTGATCATCCTGCTCGCCGCGTTCGGGTGGATGATCAGCGCCCGCATCGTGCGCGGGCTCACGCTGAGCCTGCGCGATCGCGAATTCGTCCGCGCGGCACGCTATATGGGCGCTCCGACTCGAACCGTGATCGTTTCGCACATCGTGCCCAACATCGCCTCGATCTTGATCATCGACACCACCCTCGCGGTCGGAGCCGCGATCATGGCCGAGACCGGGCTGAGCTTCCTGGGCTTCGGCGTGCAGCCGCCCGACGTGTCACTGGGCTCGTTGATCGCCGCGGGCACGAAATCAGCGCTGACCCATCCGTGGCTGTTCATGTTCGCCGGCGGGTTCCTCGTGCTGACGGTCCTGTGCGCGAACTTGATCGGCGACGGACTGCGCGACGCCTTCGATCCCAGCGCCAAGCGCGCGCGGGCACGCAAGCAGGAGAAGGCATGA
- a CDS encoding ABC transporter family substrate-binding protein, protein MRIRANRMRCAAALVAVALTAAGCGSGDDSSGQGRSDTVGTSSDINPKPRDEVREGGNLRLATSAMPDNWNTLSNDGNNGEIADIERPMMPRSHHVDAAGKLTVNQDYFTDIALTGSNPQQVTYTINPKAFWSDGQPITWEDIKSQANALSGRDKRFLIAITNGFEYVAKVERGADDRQAVLTFSQPYGEWRGQFSGNASLFPKSVTADPESFNNSLVDQMGPTAGPFKVRTIDRGNSRIVLERDPNWWGERPKLDTITISVLDQTAWVGALQNNEIDLARLSSIEEVQTIGNTGGLAIRRAPGNRWRHLTFNGAPGSILADPALRVAISKAIDRQTIATATQMGLVENPKPLNNHIFLEGQEGYRDNSLGFDPAAAARELDALGWKLNGDVREKDGKQLIIRDVMYNNPLWVQLAQIIQQNLAAVGVKLTIDTKPAVGFFPDVIQKGDFDVAQFIWQGDAFPLSSVRQVYYYDPNDLQGNYGRIGSPELNALIDRAIAELDPQKAIELSNEIDRKVFEEGHSLPLTQDPGTFGVRTELANMGSHGLASYDYTKIGFVK, encoded by the coding sequence ATGCGGATCCGAGCGAATCGAATGCGTTGTGCCGCTGCGCTGGTCGCGGTCGCGCTGACCGCGGCGGGCTGTGGATCAGGAGACGACTCCTCGGGGCAGGGCCGGTCCGACACCGTCGGCACCAGCAGTGACATCAACCCGAAACCCCGCGACGAAGTGCGCGAGGGCGGGAATCTGCGGCTGGCGACCTCCGCGATGCCGGACAACTGGAACACGCTGTCCAATGATGGCAACAACGGGGAGATCGCCGACATCGAACGGCCGATGATGCCGCGCTCACACCATGTCGACGCGGCCGGCAAGCTCACCGTCAACCAGGACTATTTCACCGATATCGCGTTGACCGGCAGCAACCCGCAGCAGGTCACGTACACCATCAATCCGAAGGCGTTCTGGTCCGATGGACAGCCGATCACCTGGGAGGACATCAAGTCCCAGGCGAACGCGCTCAGCGGCCGGGACAAACGCTTCCTGATCGCGATCACCAATGGTTTCGAATACGTGGCGAAGGTGGAGCGCGGCGCCGACGACCGGCAGGCCGTTCTCACCTTCTCGCAGCCCTACGGTGAATGGCGCGGACAGTTCTCCGGAAACGCCTCGCTGTTCCCGAAATCCGTGACGGCGGACCCGGAGTCGTTCAACAACAGTCTGGTCGATCAGATGGGGCCCACCGCCGGTCCGTTCAAGGTGCGGACCATCGACCGCGGCAATTCCCGGATCGTGCTGGAACGCGACCCGAACTGGTGGGGTGAGCGGCCCAAACTGGACACGATCACCATCAGCGTGCTCGACCAGACGGCGTGGGTGGGCGCGCTGCAGAACAACGAAATCGACCTCGCCCGACTCTCCTCGATCGAGGAGGTGCAGACGATAGGCAATACCGGCGGACTGGCGATCCGGCGCGCGCCCGGAAACCGCTGGCGGCATCTGACTTTCAACGGCGCGCCCGGATCGATCCTCGCCGACCCCGCGCTACGCGTCGCGATTTCCAAGGCCATCGATCGCCAGACCATCGCGACGGCCACCCAGATGGGCCTCGTCGAGAACCCGAAACCTTTGAACAACCACATCTTCCTGGAAGGCCAAGAAGGCTACCGGGACAACAGTCTCGGCTTCGATCCGGCCGCGGCCGCCCGCGAACTCGACGCGCTCGGCTGGAAACTCAATGGCGACGTGCGCGAAAAGGACGGCAAGCAGCTGATCATCCGCGACGTCATGTACAACAATCCGCTGTGGGTGCAGCTCGCGCAGATCATTCAGCAGAACCTGGCGGCGGTCGGCGTGAAACTGACCATCGACACCAAACCCGCTGTCGGATTCTTCCCCGATGTCATCCAGAAAGGCGACTTCGATGTCGCGCAATTCATTTGGCAGGGCGACGCGTTCCCGCTCAGCAGCGTCCGGCAGGTCTACTACTACGACCCCAACGATCTGCAGGGCAACTACGGACGCATAGGTTCACCCGAGCTGAACGCGCTCATCGACCGGGCCATCGCGGAACTGGACCCGCAGAAGGCGATCGAACTGAGCAACGAGATCGACCGGAAGGTGTTCGAGGAAGGGCACTCGCTGCCGCTGACCCAGGACCCGGGCACGTTCGGGGTACGCACCGAACTGGCCAATATGGGTTCGCACGGACTGGCGTCGTACGACTACACGAAGATCGGATTTGTGAAATGA
- a CDS encoding ABC transporter ATP-binding protein, giving the protein MTNPPLLEVTDLRVSFPGEEGRIEAVRGVDYTVSDGEVLAIVGESGSGKSVSSLAVIGLLPEQARVQGSIRLRGRELLGLGDRQLSRLRGSSVSMVFQDPLSALTPVYRIGEQIAEALLAHGKMSTKEAAAKAVELLELVGIDDAAVRARSFPHEFSGGMRQRVVIAMAIANDPELIICDEPTTALDVTVQAQILNLLRKARDITGAGVVMITHDMGIAATIADRVAVMYAGRIVETAAADELFSAPRMPYTVGLLGSIPRIDGPPRTPLIPIVGAPPAMHSLPPGCSFAPRCPIAIDECRVAEPPLDPTGPGHAAACIRTDEVGTDDLFTAYRREISEPAAEARPDPAVVLRVTDLVKTFPITAGVVFRRRKGEVRAVDGISFEVRAGRTLALVGESGSGKSTTLTQILDLVRPEAGTIEILGRDVSTMTKPHKREIRRQMQIVFQDPTASLDPRLPVFDALAEPLRIDGRSRTEIARRVPELLEQVGLRPEHADRYPADFSGGQKQRISIARALALDPELLVLDEPVSSLDVSIQAGILNLLRDLQCERGLSYLFVSHDLSVVRNLAHDIAVMYRGKIVESGPAEQIFAAPTHEYTRKLIEAVPVPVASR; this is encoded by the coding sequence ATGACGAACCCGCCACTGCTCGAGGTCACCGATCTGCGGGTGTCGTTTCCCGGCGAAGAGGGTCGCATCGAGGCGGTGCGTGGAGTCGACTACACCGTCTCCGATGGCGAGGTTCTGGCCATCGTCGGTGAATCCGGCTCCGGGAAATCGGTGTCCTCGCTGGCGGTGATCGGTCTGCTGCCCGAGCAGGCGCGAGTGCAGGGGTCGATCCGGTTACGGGGACGGGAGCTGCTCGGGCTCGGTGACCGCCAATTGTCACGGCTCCGCGGCAGTTCGGTGAGCATGGTGTTCCAGGACCCGCTGTCCGCGCTGACTCCGGTGTATCGGATCGGCGAGCAGATCGCCGAAGCGCTGCTTGCACACGGCAAGATGAGCACCAAGGAAGCGGCAGCGAAAGCGGTCGAGCTGCTCGAGTTGGTCGGTATCGACGACGCGGCGGTGCGCGCCCGGTCATTTCCGCACGAGTTCTCCGGCGGCATGCGCCAGCGCGTGGTCATCGCCATGGCCATCGCCAACGATCCCGAGCTGATCATCTGCGACGAACCCACCACCGCGCTCGATGTCACAGTGCAGGCGCAAATCCTGAATCTGCTGCGCAAAGCACGTGACATCACCGGGGCCGGGGTCGTCATGATCACCCACGACATGGGCATCGCCGCCACCATAGCCGACCGCGTCGCGGTCATGTACGCGGGCAGGATCGTCGAAACCGCCGCCGCCGACGAACTCTTCAGCGCGCCGCGCATGCCCTACACGGTGGGCTTGCTCGGCTCCATCCCGCGCATCGATGGTCCGCCGCGGACACCGCTGATCCCGATCGTCGGCGCGCCGCCCGCCATGCATTCGCTGCCGCCCGGCTGTTCGTTCGCACCCCGCTGCCCCATCGCGATCGACGAATGCCGGGTCGCCGAACCACCTTTGGACCCGACCGGTCCGGGGCACGCGGCCGCCTGCATCCGTACCGACGAGGTCGGCACCGACGACCTTTTCACCGCCTACCGCCGGGAAATCTCCGAGCCCGCCGCCGAGGCCAGGCCCGATCCAGCAGTGGTACTGCGGGTAACGGACCTGGTCAAGACGTTCCCGATCACCGCCGGAGTGGTATTCCGGCGGCGCAAAGGCGAAGTCCGGGCGGTCGACGGCATCAGCTTCGAAGTGCGCGCCGGACGCACCCTGGCGCTGGTCGGGGAGTCCGGCTCCGGCAAATCCACCACCCTGACCCAAATCCTCGACCTGGTCCGACCCGAAGCCGGGACCATCGAAATCCTCGGCCGCGACGTCAGCACGATGACCAAGCCGCACAAGCGCGAGATCCGCAGGCAGATGCAGATCGTCTTCCAAGACCCCACCGCGTCGCTGGATCCGCGCCTGCCCGTCTTCGACGCCCTGGCCGAACCGTTGCGCATCGACGGCCGCTCGCGCACCGAAATCGCCAGGCGGGTACCGGAACTACTCGAACAAGTCGGACTCCGGCCCGAACATGCCGACCGCTACCCCGCCGACTTCTCCGGCGGCCAGAAGCAACGCATCAGCATCGCCCGCGCGCTCGCGCTCGACCCCGAACTGCTGGTCCTGGACGAACCCGTGTCCTCCCTCGACGTCTCCATCCAAGCCGGCATCCTGAACCTGTTGCGCGACCTGCAGTGCGAACGCGGACTCTCCTACCTGTTCGTCTCGCACGACCTCTCGGTGGTCCGCAACCTCGCCCACGACATCGCCGTCATGTACCGCGGCAAAATCGTCGAATCCGGCCCCGCCGAACAAATCTTCGCCGCACCCACGCACGAATACACCCGCAAACTCATCGAAGCGGTACCCGTACCGGTCGCCAGCCGGTAG
- a CDS encoding ABC transporter permease: MTGFLLRRALNYVVLLLLASFLTFALASLTFRPLDRYEQASPRPPQYVIDAKAEELHLDEPIPVRYVTWIKGVAHGDFGKTLAGQPVSQELGRRIGVSLRLLIIGSIVGTVLGVLIGAAGAIRQYKFSDYFTTVFSLLLLSTPIFLLATLLKYGALEVNSLTGQQIFLYTGETSASHIAGFWPQLLDRIQHLILPTTALAMGAMAGYSRYQRNAMLDVLQSDFIRTARAKGLSRGKALYKHGLRTALIPMATLFAYSLGGLITGATFTEKIFGWHGVGEWLVDSINAQDLYVVVTVTAFAGLVVLISGLLSDVVLAILDPRVRVS; encoded by the coding sequence ATGACCGGCTTCTTGCTGCGACGCGCTCTCAATTACGTCGTGCTGTTGCTGCTGGCGTCGTTCCTGACATTTGCCTTGGCCTCGTTGACATTTCGACCGTTGGATCGATACGAACAGGCCAGTCCGCGGCCGCCGCAATATGTGATCGACGCGAAAGCCGAGGAGCTGCATCTGGATGAACCCATCCCGGTGCGGTACGTGACCTGGATCAAGGGCGTGGCGCACGGGGATTTCGGTAAGACCCTGGCGGGCCAGCCGGTTAGTCAGGAGCTGGGGCGCCGGATCGGAGTCAGTTTGCGGCTGCTGATCATCGGCTCGATCGTGGGCACGGTGCTGGGGGTGCTGATCGGGGCGGCGGGCGCGATCCGGCAATACAAGTTCAGTGACTATTTCACGACGGTGTTTTCGCTGTTGTTATTGAGCACGCCCATCTTCCTGCTCGCCACTTTGCTGAAATACGGTGCGCTGGAAGTGAATTCGCTGACCGGCCAGCAGATCTTCCTCTATACCGGGGAGACCTCGGCCAGCCATATCGCCGGGTTCTGGCCGCAACTGCTCGACCGGATACAGCATCTGATACTGCCTACGACGGCGCTGGCGATGGGCGCGATGGCCGGTTACAGCCGCTATCAGCGCAACGCGATGCTCGACGTACTGCAAAGCGATTTCATCCGTACCGCCCGAGCCAAAGGCCTGTCCCGCGGAAAAGCTCTGTATAAGCACGGGCTTCGCACCGCGCTCATCCCGATGGCCACTCTGTTCGCCTACAGCCTGGGCGGGTTGATCACCGGTGCGACGTTCACCGAGAAGATCTTCGGCTGGCACGGCGTCGGGGAATGGCTGGTCGATTCGATCAATGCCCAGGACCTCTATGTGGTGGTCACCGTGACCGCGTTCGCCGGACTCGTGGTGCTCATCTCGGGGTTGCTCTCGGATGTGGTGCTGGCGATCCTCGATCCCCGGGTGCGTGTGTCATGA
- a CDS encoding N-acetylmuramoyl-L-alanine amidase has product MLVPYRRPKRSYVLPVVTTLAVSAPLAALQLADSTEYRSANDSEFAAVPAQLAEVVLSSVPEITLPLRELTGLELPDLRLSDLRRLPLPASIPVPEGLPLPPGVELPRQIPLPRLGSDQDPGKYSIPGQSPAAPTAPATNGQPAPAQHPNSTGSTPGPSAAVPGQTPPASGQIPGNTATVPGTPSAPNGAVAAPADTLAAPASTPPASNGTLAAPAGTLTAPNGTPAVPANTLPAPNSAVAAPADTLTAPNSTPAVPASTRPAPNGTLAAPAAPNGTPAVPAHTRPAPNGAFAAPTGTLSVPSPGLENQAPMAFDQSSVEALLGMISSASNPADTGRPGDSVPTAQAPALPAVAPHTARFVADPVDNSLPGPPHITAVPAGPPHDAKDFVGNPTAPAPASAAPIPGTLPGTTVLAGDPIPAKPNGPIFGPETSPDTPALTPGAIPAEVLEQVGAQVKELSRDKPFSMVALTAKDLAGTKAMVRAKQPDGSWGPWYETEPVDTHRNDRGAPSRTRGTEPIYVGSTKAVQILVTRKEAVQRAPEQPAPIATPKPEGELQFPSDEEVFGRDVLSPLTAVLIDPGRGAIDNARTAVAAELPGGGPNVISRAGWGADESIRCEDPTYDDFLGGVTVHHTAGRNDYDKSESAGIVRAIYAYHAKTLGWCDIGYNALVDKYGQIFEGRAGGLDKPVQGAHAGGFNENTSGVALMGNHVSEPPTDAAIDAIGRFVGWRAKLAGLDPQASTVMESEGTEFTPIPQGQTIDLPIVFAHRDVGNTTCPGDAAYAMMDRIREIAADAPAPAPRASQPQQRKANTAPTTMGTPKPADPQTAESTEKLAALTQRLLGMLNDNVIAKHWAAKGGASGPLGAPRSEPMPAARGGQYAKFVNGYVYSPPNGQVFEVAGSILDRFLALGGDTGLLGLPVSNVYPVLNGLRSDFQHGSLIVNELNGIITTVWKEINTDPYGPPTEGSAPANVAAPADSPTASPAPASVDTPNPARAPAAVPSPAQADAPAAQAPPAIDAPAPVPAPAAIQAPAAVDDAAPN; this is encoded by the coding sequence ATGCTCGTGCCGTACCGCAGACCGAAACGTTCCTACGTGCTCCCGGTGGTCACCACCCTCGCGGTTTCGGCCCCGCTCGCAGCGCTGCAGTTGGCCGATTCCACCGAGTACCGCTCCGCGAACGACAGCGAATTCGCCGCCGTCCCCGCGCAACTGGCCGAGGTCGTGCTCAGTTCGGTCCCCGAGATCACCCTGCCGCTGCGCGAACTCACCGGATTGGAGCTGCCGGACCTGCGCCTGTCCGACTTACGCAGATTGCCGCTCCCGGCCTCGATCCCGGTCCCCGAGGGACTGCCGCTGCCGCCCGGAGTCGAGCTACCCAGACAGATCCCGCTCCCCAGATTGGGTTCCGATCAGGACCCCGGCAAATACTCGATCCCCGGACAGAGCCCCGCGGCGCCGACAGCGCCCGCCACCAACGGCCAACCGGCCCCAGCTCAGCACCCCAACTCGACCGGTTCGACGCCCGGCCCATCGGCCGCGGTTCCCGGTCAGACTCCCCCCGCGAGTGGCCAGATTCCTGGCAACACCGCCACGGTTCCCGGCACACCCTCCGCGCCGAACGGCGCAGTTGCCGCTCCGGCCGACACACTGGCCGCACCAGCCAGCACACCTCCCGCGTCCAACGGCACACTTGCCGCTCCGGCTGGCACACTGACCGCACCGAACGGCACACCCGCGGTTCCGGCCAATACACTGCCCGCGCCGAACAGCGCAGTTGCCGCTCCGGCCGACACACTGACCGCACCGAACAGCACACCTGCGGTTCCGGCCAGCACACGCCCCGCGCCGAACGGCACACTCGCCGCACCGGCCGCACCGAACGGCACACCCGCGGTTCCGGCCCACACACGCCCCGCGCCGAACGGCGCATTTGCCGCACCAACCGGCACACTTTCCGTACCGAGCCCCGGCCTCGAGAACCAGGCGCCGATGGCTTTCGACCAAAGTTCCGTCGAGGCATTGCTAGGCATGATTTCCAGTGCGTCGAATCCGGCCGATACCGGCAGGCCCGGCGACTCGGTGCCGACTGCGCAGGCGCCCGCGCTTCCCGCAGTGGCTCCACACACCGCTCGGTTCGTCGCCGATCCAGTGGACAACTCGCTCCCGGGGCCGCCGCATATCACCGCCGTTCCGGCCGGACCGCCGCACGACGCAAAGGATTTCGTCGGCAACCCGACCGCACCGGCACCAGCCAGCGCCGCACCGATTCCCGGAACCTTGCCCGGCACAACGGTTCTCGCGGGTGACCCGATACCGGCGAAGCCGAACGGTCCGATCTTCGGGCCTGAAACCAGCCCGGACACACCGGCTCTTACTCCCGGCGCCATCCCAGCGGAGGTACTCGAGCAGGTCGGCGCACAGGTGAAGGAACTGTCCCGGGACAAACCGTTCAGCATGGTGGCCCTCACCGCCAAGGATCTCGCCGGCACCAAGGCGATGGTCCGGGCCAAGCAGCCCGACGGCAGTTGGGGTCCCTGGTACGAAACCGAACCCGTCGACACCCACCGCAACGACCGCGGCGCGCCGAGTCGGACCAGGGGTACCGAGCCGATCTACGTCGGCTCCACCAAGGCCGTGCAGATCCTGGTGACTCGCAAAGAAGCGGTTCAGCGCGCACCCGAGCAGCCCGCTCCGATCGCCACTCCGAAACCGGAGGGCGAGCTCCAATTCCCCAGCGACGAAGAAGTTTTCGGCCGGGACGTCCTGTCCCCGTTGACCGCGGTGCTGATCGATCCGGGTCGCGGTGCGATCGACAACGCCCGCACGGCGGTCGCCGCGGAACTACCCGGCGGCGGTCCGAACGTCATCAGCCGAGCGGGCTGGGGCGCGGACGAATCGATCCGCTGCGAAGACCCCACCTATGACGACTTCCTCGGCGGCGTCACCGTGCACCACACCGCGGGCCGCAACGACTACGACAAGTCCGAGTCCGCCGGCATCGTCCGCGCCATCTACGCCTATCACGCGAAAACGTTGGGCTGGTGCGATATCGGCTACAACGCCCTGGTCGACAAGTACGGCCAGATCTTCGAAGGCCGCGCCGGCGGTTTGGACAAGCCGGTGCAGGGCGCGCACGCGGGCGGGTTCAACGAGAACACCTCCGGTGTGGCACTGATGGGCAACCACGTCTCGGAGCCGCCGACCGACGCCGCGATCGACGCCATCGGCCGGTTCGTCGGCTGGCGCGCCAAGCTCGCGGGACTCGACCCCCAGGCATCCACGGTGATGGAATCCGAGGGCACCGAGTTCACGCCGATCCCGCAAGGCCAAACCATCGATCTGCCCATCGTTTTCGCGCATCGCGATGTCGGCAACACCACCTGCCCCGGCGACGCCGCCTACGCGATGATGGACCGCATTCGCGAGATCGCGGCCGACGCGCCCGCCCCGGCGCCGCGCGCCTCCCAGCCCCAGCAGCGAAAAGCGAACACCGCGCCCACCACCATGGGCACTCCGAAACCCGCCGACCCGCAGACCGCCGAGAGCACCGAGAAACTGGCCGCGCTGACCCAACGACTGCTCGGCATGCTCAACGACAACGTCATCGCCAAGCACTGGGCGGCCAAGGGCGGCGCGAGCGGCCCGCTCGGCGCCCCGCGTTCGGAGCCGATGCCCGCCGCGCGAGGCGGACAGTACGCCAAGTTCGTCAACGGCTACGTCTACAGCCCGCCGAACGGCCAGGTCTTCGAAGTGGCGGGCAGCATCCTCGACCGCTTCCTCGCGCTCGGCGGCGACACCGGCCTGCTCGGCCTCCCCGTCAGCAACGTCTACCCGGTGCTCAACGGCCTGCGCTCGGATTTCCAGCACGGCTCCCTCATCGTCAACGAGTTGAACGGGATCATCACCACGGTCTGGAAGGAAATCAACACCGACCCATACGGCCCGCCCACCGAGGGCTCCGCCCCCGCAAACGTGGCGGCTCCGGCCGACTCCCCCACAGCGTCCCCGGCGCCCGCTTCGGTCGATACTCCCAACCCGGCGCGAGCCCCAGCTGCGGTTCCATCACCCGCCCAGGCCGACGCCCCCGCGGCCCAAGCACCGCCAGCGATCGATGCCCCCGCTCCAGTCCCAGCACCCGCAGCGATCCAGGCACCCGCCGCGGTCGATGACGCCGCTCCGAACTGA
- a CDS encoding HAD family hydrolase, whose product MVASDVDGTLIDHDERVTARTKAAVDALIADGVPFVLATGRPPRWIDPVVDGLGYAPLCVCGNGAVIYDSATDSVLSSRTLDVATLSWLADVAEAALPGCGLAAERVGARAHDAVTPQFVSSPQYEHAWLNPDDTMVARHEVIDSPAVKMLIRHRDMRSGDMRTQLEPLIGDRADITYSTDHGLIELSAPGVTKASGLAIVAQRLGVEHSAIIAFGDMPNDVPMLSMAGHGVAMANAHPEAIAAADEVTGTNVNDGVAQVLERWWS is encoded by the coding sequence ATGGTGGCCTCCGATGTGGACGGCACGCTGATCGATCATGACGAGCGTGTGACCGCACGGACCAAAGCCGCGGTCGATGCCCTGATCGCCGACGGTGTGCCCTTCGTCCTCGCTACCGGCAGGCCGCCGCGCTGGATCGATCCGGTAGTCGACGGCCTCGGCTACGCCCCGCTGTGCGTCTGCGGCAACGGTGCGGTGATCTACGACAGCGCCACCGACAGCGTGCTCTCCAGCCGCACCCTCGACGTGGCGACCCTGTCCTGGCTCGCCGACGTCGCCGAAGCCGCGCTACCCGGATGCGGTCTGGCCGCCGAACGCGTCGGCGCACGCGCGCACGACGCGGTCACCCCGCAGTTCGTCAGTTCACCGCAGTACGAACACGCCTGGCTGAACCCGGACGACACCATGGTCGCCAGACACGAGGTGATCGATTCCCCCGCCGTGAAAATGCTGATCCGGCACCGGGACATGCGCAGCGGCGACATGCGCACCCAACTCGAACCACTGATCGGCGATCGCGCCGACATCACCTACTCCACCGACCATGGCCTGATCGAACTCTCCGCGCCCGGTGTCACCAAGGCCTCCGGCCTGGCCATCGTCGCCCAGCGCCTCGGCGTCGAACACTCCGCGATCATCGCGTTCGGCGACATGCCCAACGATGTTCCGATGCTGTCCATGGCCGGCCACGGCGTCGCCATGGCCAACGCCCACCCCGAGGCGATCGCCGCCGCCGACGAGGTCACCGGCACCAACGTCAACGACGGCGTCGCCCAGGTCCTCGAACGCTGGTGGTCCTGA